ACTTCGCCTTCGCCAAGGCCACCGATCTCCTGGGCGAGCAGGCTGAGGTGCGCACCGTCAAGGGCGCCTTCTTCGGCCCCGATGGCACCAAGCTCGAAGGCGACGTGGTCATGCTGGGCCGCATCGCCAGCTACGGCGTGTCTGCGCAGGGCGCAGGTCCCCTGGCGCCCGCGGGCGAAGGACGCCTCAAGATCTGGTCCGTACCCAACGGGGCGGAAGCCGCCCGTGCCTTGCTGAGCGGCAGCCCGCCGAATCCCCTGCCTGTTTTCCTCTACGATTCGCTTGAAAACAGCGTGGAGCCGAAGAAGGGCAAAACGCTCCTCCAGACTGCGCAGGCCGGTGGCGTCATCGCCTGGGTGCTGCTGGGACTTGGCGTGGCGGTCATCCTGCTCGCAATCGTTCGCGCCATCATCCTGGCCCGCTCGGCTACCAACACCGAGCACCTCGTCGAACGCCTGGCGCCGCTCGTCGCGCAGGGTGAAATTCAAGAGTCGCTCGAGATCGCCCGCAAGGCCCGCAATGCCCCCGGACGGGTTCTCAAGGTCACGCTCGAGAACATCAAGCGCCCCCGTGAGCAGCTGGATGACGCGATTTCGGAAGCCGTCATTCGCGAAGAGGCCACGCTTGACCGCTTCGGCGCCATCATTCTCGTCTGTGCCGCCGTGGGCCCCCTGCTGGGTCTGCTCGGCACGGTGACCGGCATGATCGCGACCTTCGACATCATCACTGAGTTCGGCACGGGCAACCCGAAGCTGCTCTCGGGCGGCATCTCGGAGGCGCTCATCACCACCGAGTTTGGTCTCATCGTGGCCATTCCCGCCTTGGTGCTCGGCAATCTGCTCAACGGTTGGGCCGAGCGCATCAAGAACGACATGGAGAAGGGCGCTCTGCGGATCGGGAACGTGGCCAACGGCGTTCAGGTTCGCGACATCCGTCTGTCGGCCATCCGCCCCAAGGCCGGCCAACCCTCTGCCCGCCCTGAAGCGGCGCCCGTATCGTGAGCCCCAACGAGTACATCGAGCTTCTGCTCGACTACCTGGAACGGGGTGGCATCGAGGTCATGGGACCTCTTGCCGTGGCCACCCTCATGCTCTGGTACACGCTCGGCATGCGGGTCTACACGCTCCGGCGCGGCAGTCATCGTGACGCGCGCCAGCTCATCGATGCCTATCTGACCGATCGGCGAGGACCTCCGCGCGGAGTTGTCGATCGAGCCGCAGCGATCGGCGTGGCCATCGTGAGAAAGAGCCGAACCGACCTTCGACGCCTTCTCGACGACGGCTTCGCCGAACTCGAGCACGAGATGGATCAGGGACGCGTGCTCGTACGGTCCATCGTTGGGGCCGCCCCGCTCGCAGGGCTTCTGGGAACGGTCACGGGTATGATTGAAACCTTCAACTCACTCGGCGACATGAGCTTGTTCTCCCAATCGGGCGGTATCGCTGGCGGTATCGCGCAGGCCCTATTCACCACCCAGATGGGGCTCTCCGTGGCGGTCCCAGGGGTGATCGCAGGCAAGCTCCTCGAGCGCCGACAAGTGGCCCTGTCAGACGAGCTGGCGAAAATCAAAGACATCCTCTGTCATCGCTACGCTCCCGA
Above is a genomic segment from Myxococcales bacterium containing:
- a CDS encoding MotA/TolQ/ExbB proton channel family protein, translated to MNFPRRLSVLLGVSAFAFSMSAAAQQAPAPQKAPAAQAAPAPAPAAKPKASGSLEEAYKREFAFLEAEKTSLQQRLGKLEQDAAAKVRAAKQEIERLQNQSLSLSVQADQLGQRLADAERKVDVIDEGSSIVDATLNQASSRLEKGGIKLPEVEETQDKAKAEAARISQVDFAFAKATDLLGEQAEVRTVKGAFFGPDGTKLEGDVVMLGRIASYGVSAQGAGPLAPAGEGRLKIWSVPNGAEAARALLSGSPPNPLPVFLYDSLENSVEPKKGKTLLQTAQAGGVIAWVLLGLGVAVILLAIVRAIILARSATNTEHLVERLAPLVAQGEIQESLEIARKARNAPGRVLKVTLENIKRPREQLDDAISEAVIREEATLDRFGAIILVCAAVGPLLGLLGTVTGMIATFDIITEFGTGNPKLLSGGISEALITTEFGLIVAIPALVLGNLLNGWAERIKNDMEKGALRIGNVANGVQVRDIRLSAIRPKAGQPSARPEAAPVS
- a CDS encoding MotA/TolQ/ExbB proton channel family protein → MSPNEYIELLLDYLERGGIEVMGPLAVATLMLWYTLGMRVYTLRRGSHRDARQLIDAYLTDRRGPPRGVVDRAAAIGVAIVRKSRTDLRRLLDDGFAELEHEMDQGRVLVRSIVGAAPLAGLLGTVTGMIETFNSLGDMSLFSQSGGIAGGIAQALFTTQMGLSVAVPGVIAGKLLERRQVALSDELAKIKDILCHRYAPDPDATPDPNEKPTA